From Acidobacteriota bacterium, a single genomic window includes:
- the mreC gene encoding rod shape-determining protein MreC: protein MIALLLGNFVLMAYDARTSSDERVIRVWMLAIANFVQSPVTTVSASVTNYFQSISTLRSAQTENDTLKQRVQELEVQVQRSEELSKENDRLKGLLDLKSESKYKILPAQIIGRDPSAWFDHSVINRGSLDGVKLNMPIVNNGGLIGRVVAVSPLTARINLVTKDKSGLGGVIGELGTSNAIGVVSGNGQRELLEMGYVPGTIEVQVGEIVYTTGQDGIYPPGLKLGEVVEVRPGSATVPQQIFIRPSARLYSMEEVAVLLYEPPQRPEYEKTLPNAAAEDKKRKP, encoded by the coding sequence ATGATTGCCCTTTTGTTGGGCAATTTCGTGCTTATGGCGTACGACGCGCGGACATCGTCGGACGAGCGTGTGATCCGGGTCTGGATGCTCGCCATCGCCAATTTTGTACAGTCTCCGGTGACCACCGTTTCGGCTTCGGTCACAAACTACTTCCAATCGATCTCGACCCTGCGTTCGGCCCAGACCGAAAATGACACGCTCAAACAGCGCGTTCAGGAACTTGAGGTCCAGGTTCAGAGAAGCGAGGAACTATCGAAAGAAAACGATCGCCTCAAGGGCCTTCTCGACCTGAAGTCCGAATCCAAGTACAAGATCCTTCCGGCGCAGATCATCGGCCGCGATCCCTCGGCCTGGTTCGACCATTCGGTGATCAACCGCGGCAGCCTCGATGGCGTCAAGCTGAATATGCCGATCGTCAACAACGGTGGTTTGATCGGGCGCGTCGTCGCGGTCAGTCCGTTGACCGCGCGGATCAACCTTGTAACCAAAGACAAGTCGGGTCTCGGCGGCGTCATCGGCGAACTCGGAACGTCGAACGCGATCGGCGTCGTCAGCGGCAACGGCCAGCGTGAACTTCTTGAAATGGGTTATGTTCCGGGAACGATCGAGGTGCAGGTCGGCGAGATCGTTTACACGACAGGTCAGGACGGGATCTATCCGCCCGGTTTGAAGCTGGGCGAAGTCGTTGAAGTGCGTCCCGGTTCGGCCACCGTGCCGCAACAGATCTTTATCCGGCCCTCGGCGAGGTTGTACTCGATGGAAGAGGTCGCGGTTCTGCTTTATGAACCGCCGCAAAGGCCCGAATACGAAAAGACGCTGCCGAACGCGGCCGCCGAGGACAAGAAAAGGAAACCGTAA